A window of the Dermacentor variabilis isolate Ectoservices unplaced genomic scaffold, ASM5094787v1 scaffold_12, whole genome shotgun sequence genome harbors these coding sequences:
- the LOC142566294 gene encoding mitochondrial sodium/calcium exchanger protein-like — translation MGASALHTAESELDCSSVNTLANDSASRCSLARSLDDCDAGRAILHYVDFLYCGAGQTAGVPAQVLLFLWLVTLFVALGSTASSYLCPALVHISKSLQLSQGVAGVTFLAFGNGAPDTIATIASIRRDRTALAIGELLGGGTYVAAIVVGLIFIKNDFELIQSSLLRDIIFYLAASFWAFTLYSSGCIKLSDAVGFIVLYVVYITVAVWGQKFLDRVCKIQFCRQAPASRRVSRVSYSNIDETISESLLSSTKTKSVKCEEESQDLASLAEADDVVPTPPPFLTRPRLRRSSSGISLHHHHENAIYYFTTSVEEQRAEPPSPEVAEPRRPSRTSQPSFNLVSSSVFPGEATPLISQSSDEKVPPTYSEWTEFLLHISPVEPGEWKAKHLCCKVYEVLTLPISLVLVLTIPVVDHENRHANWSRPLNALHCITGPIVALSVSGILTARIGDLVPAWCLTITLGIALAGLVWFTSSAHEPPRYHLVFAYVGFAMSIIWIYGIATEIVALLKAFGALYGVSDVLLGMTVLAWGNNIGDMVTNLSLSRQGFPQMAMAACFAGPVLALLLGIGVAFSMNLASRSVTCMQLHYSELLPLIYGTLVVVLFVLLLSALVTWFRSSRVVGAILIILYLTFLLTTAVVEFRLMRKG, via the coding sequence ATGGGCGCGTCCGCCCTGCACACCGCGGAAAGCGAGCTTGACTGCAGCTCGGTGAACACCCTCGCCAACGACAGCGCCAGTCGCTGCTCTCTCGCTAGGAGCCTCGACGACTGCGACGCTGGACGTGCGATTCTGCACTACGTGGATTTCCTGTACTGCGGAGCTGGCCAGACTGCTGGCGTCCCAGCGCAGGTGCTTCTGTTCTTGTGGCTCGTCACCTTGTTTGTGGCGCTGGGGTCAACGGCGAGCTCGTACCTGTGTCCGGCGCTCGTACACATTTCCAAGTCCCTCCAGCTCTCCCAAGGAGTGGCCGGCGTCACTTTTCTGGCGTTCGGTAATGGGGCGCCGGACACTATCGCCACGATCGCCAGCATCCGGCGTGACCGCACGGCGTTGGCCATCGGCGAGCTGCTCGGTGGAGGCACCTATGTCGCGGCCATTGTCGTTGGCCTTATCTTCATCAAGAACGACTTCGAGCTGATCCAGTCGTCCCTGCTGAGAGACATCATCTTCTACCTGGCGGCTTCCTTTTGGGCATTCACACTTTATTCGAGCGGATGCATCAAACTATCTGACGCGGTTGGCTTCATCGTACTTTACGTGGTCTATATAACAGTTGCGGTCTGGGGCCAGAAATTTCTCGACCGAGTATGCAAAATTCAGTTCTGCCGCCAAGCCCCTGCAAGCCGGCGCGTTTCTCGGGTCAGCTACAGCAACATAGATGAGACCATCAGTGAGTCTTTGCTTAGCAGTACTAAGACTAAGAGCGTCAAATGTGAAGAAGAAAGTCAGGATCTGGCTTCGCTCGCCGAGGCTGACGACGTGGTCCCCACGCCACCGCCGTTTCTGACCAGACCCCGCTTGCGTCGATCGTCCTCGGGTATCAGTCTGCACCACCACCATGAAAATGCCATCTACTACTTCACCACCTCTGTCGAAGAGCAGCGTGCCGAGCCACCCTCACCAGAGGTCGCGGAGCCTCGGCGTCCATCGCGAACGAGCCAGCCTTCGTTCAACTTGGTCTCTTCGTCGGTGTTTCCTGGAGAGGCGACTCCCCTGATCAGCCAGTCGTCCGACGAGAAAGTGCCGCCGACGTACAGCGAGTGGACCGAGTTCCTTCTGCACATTTCACCCGTGGAACCGGGCGAGTGGAAAGCCAAGCACCTCTGCTGCAAAGTCTACGAAGTGCTGACCCTGCCAATTTCGCTGGTGCTTGTGCTGACCATACCGGTGGTGGACCACGAGAATCGTCACGCCAACTGGTCGCGACCGCTGAACGCTCTTCATTGCATCACTGGTCCGATCGTGGCCCTAAGCGTTTCTGGAATTCTGACCGCACGCATTGGCGACCTGGTGCCAGCGTGGTGCTTGACCATTACATTAGGCATTGCATTGGCCGGGCTCGTCTGGTTCACATCGTCGGCGCATGAGCCACCGCGCTACCACCTTGTCTTCGCCTACGTCGGCTTCGCCATGTCCATCATTTGGATCTACGGCATCGCCACTGAAATAGTGGCACTCCTCAAGGCATTCGGCGCCCTGTACGGCGTCAGTGATGTCCTTCTCGGCATGACCGTTCTCGCCTGGGGCAACAACATCGGCGACATGGTAACCAACTTGTCGCTGTCGCGCCAAGGCTTTCCGCAGATGGCCATGGCAGCTTGCTTCGCCGGACCCGTGCTAGCACTACTGCTGGGTATCGGTGTCGCCTTCAGTATGAACCTCGCATCACGATCCGTGACCTGCATGCAGCTCCACTACAGTGAGCTGCTCCCACTCATCTATGGAACGCTCGTGGTCGTCCTCTTTGTGTTGCTTCTGTCGGCACTTGTGACGTGGTTCCGCTCATCTCGCGTGGTCGGGGCTATCCTCATAATACTTTACCTAACATTTCTTCTCACTACTGCAGTTGTTGAGTTCAGACTTATGAGGAAAGGGTAG